The genomic stretch ATCTTCATATTCCTGATCGCCCTCAGAATCGGATGATCCGACTCCTCCCCTCTTTCGAGCCCTAAGGCCCTCTCCATGGCCTTTATGGCTCCGTCTATCCAAGACTGGGTGACCTTGCCTAGAATAGCTTCATTTTCAAGGCAGCGTGCGATCGCTTCGGTTATTTTCAGCTCCACCTCGGAGGCTTCCTGGTCTATGGTGGTGACCACCGCAGGGGATTTCCTCAGGCCGTCGATCTCCTCTGGGGCAGGAAAGTTAAACGTCTTGCCCGGCTCCTCCCGCTTGATATATTTCTTGGCAAAATACTCTTCGTTGTCGCTATTGGCTATTAAAGCGTGAGCGATTCTGCTGGAGAGGCAAGGGGCTGTGCCTTCACCGGACCCTACCCTTTTGATAGGTATAGTTTCCTCAGATCGTGCTGTACCATCCACACCTGCAAGCCACAGAAGTTTTTCAAGAGCATCCATAGTACGTGTCTGGCCGTCTCCCAGCCTTTCTCCCGAGGCCCTAAGGCTGGAGAGGAGATCCAGGGCGTGGCCGTTCAAACCGTTTTCGGAGCATAGTGGCCCTCTGCTGAGGATGGCCCAGTTCTCCATCTCTCCGAGCCTCTGTCCCGCTTTGGCACCTCCTGAGGTCGGCTGGCCGATGAAACCGTTGGAGGGGCCGTCGGTCCCCCGGGCCTGGAGCTTTTTGTCCACGTGATGGACAAGCCGGGAGATATACTGATAGCCGCAGAAAGCCCGAACCTCTTTTTCCTGGTTTTCCTCACTGTACCGGACCGGAAAACCGCTTCCTTTGTCGGTCTCGCCACCTAGGCCAAGCTTTTTGAGGATCGGCAGGACCGTGTTTCGCCATTCTTCACCACGGTAGAGATCGTCGCTTTTTACCTCGTCGTCTATGAGGCCCCAGTCTCGGGCCTTCAAGGCCAGGCCGTGGCCCATCTCCAGTATCTGACCAAGGTTTTTGCGGCCTACTATGGAGCAGGGGGAGATGATGAGGTCCACGGTCTCCAGACGCTCCCCACCGTCAGGTCCTTTCAGGACGACCTTAGGCATGGAATCGTCTTCCTCTATTTTGGTGACCACTCCTTTGTTGCCGTTCCTTCCGGTGATTTTATCGCCGATCCTGAGGGGCCTGACGATGTCAAACTCGTAGACTATCTCGACTTTGGACTTCAGAGAATCCTTTCTTTTCCTGTCTCTGACCGACTTGACCGAAACCCCGATCAAAGTCCCTGGCGCAAACCACGGATAGAAATGGCTTCTTTCACCGGCTAAAACCCCGGGGAGAGGCAGAGGCTCGTCGAAGGTGTAGGTTTTCTTCTCTTCTCCCGCCAGACCACGAACCTGCCTCTCGATCCTTTCGATCAGCTCTGGAAAATCCTTAACCCCAGCTTGGGAAAGCATCTCGCCCTCTAGCTCGTAGATTTTTCCGGTTGGCTGTTGCTTGGGCTCCATCTTCAGCTTCTCAGCGAAAGACCGAGAGACCACCAGGCCGTCTTCGTAGGTGAATCCCTTCCAGGGCATTACCGCCACAAGGGCGTTGGAGCCCAGGTAAGGCTTAAACCGCCCCGCCTCGTCCAGATGGCCTTCAAGGGCCTCTAGCTTTTCCCCTCTGGCTCCCTCTACGTACCCAGGAACCAAAGAGGGCTCTCCTCCCTCTATACTCTGCTCCCCCTGTTTGAGGTTTTTGCCTCCCATCATGAGCCTAGGTCCGTCGCTGTGATGGGGGTAGGGAACCATACCGACGGCCACGGAGAAAAGGCTTCGTTCCTCGCCATCTTCAGCCGGATAGACCCCTTTGCCGTCCTCCCCCCGATGTGCCGTGGCGGCCATGAAGAGCTGAAGGCCTATTTTCTCCGACTCGGGGGTGTGGAAGGGGCACAGTCGAAATTTATGGCTTACGTGGGGAAGCCTGACCCTGCCGTTGGTCTGGACCTTGGAGGCCATGGTGACCTGCCTCTCCAGCTCCAGGCAGCGGAGGGAGTTGCTGTCGTTCAGAGGTAAGGCCTTCACCAATCCCGACCTAACCGATCGGGAGGTCCAGAAGCTGTTTAGGTAGGACTCAAGCTTAGCTATCAGGTTAAGAGCCCTCCGCTCGTTTTTTTCCCTGTCTTTACCATTTACTTTTTTAAGAGCATCCAGAAAATTACTAAAAGCCCACTCGATATTTGACCACCAAGGAGAATATATCTCGAGATTATCGAGATCGGGGAGGTGCTTCTTCTTCAAGGATGTTAAATAAGACCTCTTGTCTTTTTTCTTTTCTCTTTTCCTGCCTACCATCGCAAGGCCCCAGTCGGTCCTGTGATCGTCTAAAGGAGCGGCCTTTGACGATATGGGTATAAGCCAGGCCACCTCTCGTCTAACGGCAAACCTTTTTATCTCCACATCCAGAAGGAGCAACCATGCGGTGTTATCAAGGCTAAGGACGGGTTTCCCCTTTATAGACACAGAAGCTGGGCTATCGTTTCCGCTAAAACTGGAGATCGTTTTGTTTATCTCATTCAGCATTTGTTCCGTTCTCAACTCTACCGCTCCTCTCCATATCCCTAGAGATCTCAGGCAGTCCCTTTCGGGCTATCTCTTTATTCTTCCACCGGGAATCCAGGGTTATGTCCTCCAGAATCTCCAGCCATTCGGGGATTTTGGGGACCTGGACAAGTTGGGAGGCAAGCTCCACCTCCGCCACCGCAAACCCAGGAAGGTCGGGATAGATGTCCACCTCCCAGGGGCCTGTTCTATACCTGGCCTTTTCGATCCTCCAAGGGGCGAGGCTGCCTAAGAGCCTGAATATCCACCGAGGGATCGGCAACTCCCACTCTCCCCTGACAAAGCCCGACCCTGTCTTGACGGTGATATAACACCTGTCGTCGATGGATCGAACCCTGGTCTCCCACGCTTTCGTCGCTATCAGGTATCGCTGGTCGACTTTCAAGGCCCTTCCAGTCGAATTTCCGACTACCTTGCAGAGGTATTTTCTCTCTATCTCAGTT from Dethiosulfovibrio salsuginis encodes the following:
- a CDS encoding CYTH domain-containing protein codes for the protein MGTEIERKYLCKVVGNSTGRALKVDQRYLIATKAWETRVRSIDDRCYITVKTGSGFVRGEWELPIPRWIFRLLGSLAPWRIEKARYRTGPWEVDIYPDLPGFAVAEVELASQLVQVPKIPEWLEILEDITLDSRWKNKEIARKGLPEISRDMERSGRVENGTNAE